The Candidatus Krumholzibacteriota bacterium genome contains a region encoding:
- a CDS encoding DsrE/DsrF/DrsH-like family protein → MTETSAVEKASIVVLSGDMDKVMGAFIIANGAAAFDMEVTMFFTFWGLKALQKGNRTGRSLFGKMLGVMNRGGVDRLGPSRFNFGGIGRWMFKKMMKKANAMPLSELVRQALDQGVKMVACEMSMQVMEIGKEDLIDGVEIGGVATFISDASESKFSLFI, encoded by the coding sequence ATGACGGAAACATCAGCAGTGGAGAAAGCAAGCATAGTAGTTCTTAGTGGAGATATGGACAAGGTGATGGGCGCGTTCATAATAGCGAATGGCGCCGCAGCATTCGATATGGAAGTGACGATGTTTTTCACTTTCTGGGGGCTCAAGGCTCTTCAGAAGGGTAACAGGACAGGCCGTAGTCTCTTCGGTAAGATGCTCGGAGTGATGAACAGGGGCGGAGTCGACAGGCTCGGTCCTTCGAGGTTTAATTTCGGTGGAATCGGCCGGTGGATGTTCAAAAAAATGATGAAGAAAGCGAATGCCATGCCGCTGTCCGAACTGGTAAGACAGGCTCTCGACCAGGGAGTAAAAATGGTGGCTTGCGAGATGAGCATGCAGGTAATGGAGATCGGTAAGGAGGATCTGATAGATGGAGTGGAGATCGGCGGAGTAGCGACATTTATCAGCGATGCTTCTGAATCAAAGTTCTCGCTCTTTATTTAA
- a CDS encoding PhzF family phenazine biosynthesis protein: MDNIKIKRIDVFTTSPFGGNPAGVIIDMEKSVMGGLQDIAAEMRMNLIELAYICRSDSPKTDFRIRFYTPDKELEFSGHVAIGACYALIEEGMIELADGLTTVLFETRIGNVPIDIYFNSDGGDSFDGKEGIRIKKGVNSKGILWKMMMQQPLYHFREASVDAGEIASVLGIDRSDITSTGLPVVTASNEIDWLIIPVKSKETLLSMHPDLIKLGIMNRKYGVWSNHIFTLDTFDPGCVTYSRNFSPLMGLWEDPASANGSAGLGAYLRHFGITASDSIVMQQGNEIDSLARMQVEFTMDGSSIGVVRVGGLAVNSIERSLDASAADRVV; encoded by the coding sequence ATGGATAATATAAAAATTAAGCGGATCGATGTTTTTACGACCAGTCCTTTCGGGGGTAATCCGGCCGGCGTCATAATAGACATGGAAAAAAGTGTCATGGGCGGGCTGCAGGATATCGCCGCCGAGATGAGGATGAATTTAATCGAACTGGCTTATATCTGTAGATCGGATTCTCCAAAGACCGATTTCAGGATCAGGTTCTATACGCCTGACAAGGAACTCGAGTTCAGCGGCCATGTCGCGATCGGAGCATGTTACGCCCTGATAGAGGAAGGAATGATAGAGCTCGCTGATGGTCTGACTACTGTTCTTTTTGAAACAAGGATCGGGAATGTTCCGATAGATATCTATTTTAATTCGGATGGCGGTGACTCTTTCGATGGCAAGGAAGGCATCAGAATAAAAAAAGGGGTCAATTCGAAAGGTATACTCTGGAAGATGATGATGCAGCAGCCTCTTTATCATTTCAGGGAAGCATCGGTCGACGCGGGCGAGATCGCGTCCGTACTCGGTATCGATCGGTCAGATATAACATCTACGGGACTTCCCGTAGTGACGGCATCTAACGAGATAGACTGGTTGATCATTCCAGTGAAGTCGAAAGAGACCTTGTTATCAATGCATCCCGATCTTATCAAACTCGGGATCATGAACAGGAAGTACGGCGTCTGGAGCAATCATATATTTACTCTTGATACTTTCGACCCCGGCTGCGTTACGTATTCACGTAATTTCAGCCCGTTGATGGGATTGTGGGAAGACCCCGCATCGGCAAACGGATCAGCGGGACTCGGCGCCTATCTCAGGCACTTCGGGATAACAGCGTCTGATTCGATCGTGATGCAGCAGGGAAACGAGATCGACAGCCTGGCCAGGATGCAGGTAGAGTTTACCATGGATGGCAGTTCGATAGGGGTCGTCAGAGTCGGAGGCCTTGCCGTCAATTCGATCGAGCGGTCGCTCGACGCGTCCGCTGCCGATCGTGTAGTATGA
- a CDS encoding RDD family protein → MDVEKIVREYGPQIIIWRWLASICDAVLIGALIGIIRVVFTGLSLQDTIYIAIVTAGIYYILLEGLKGYTLGKLVAGLRVVTSRGDIPGIGRASMRTLLRLAELNPVLLGGIPAATVVYFSKKRQRLGDMLAETFVIRNSDRNGYVEEDESSLNKT, encoded by the coding sequence ATGGATGTTGAAAAGATTGTCAGAGAGTATGGACCCCAGATAATCATCTGGAGGTGGCTGGCGAGCATCTGCGACGCTGTTCTGATCGGCGCTTTAATCGGGATTATCAGGGTCGTTTTTACCGGACTTTCGCTGCAGGATACTATATATATCGCGATAGTCACCGCCGGGATCTATTATATCCTCCTCGAGGGGTTGAAAGGATATACGCTGGGGAAACTGGTCGCGGGGCTCAGGGTGGTCACTTCCAGAGGAGATATTCCTGGGATAGGAAGAGCCTCTATGAGGACACTCCTGAGGCTGGCTGAGCTCAATCCAGTCCTTCTCGGGGGAATACCTGCCGCGACTGTAGTCTATTTTTCAAAAAAAAGGCAGAGGCTTGGAGACATGCTTGCGGAGACATTCGTCATAAGAAATTCGGACAGAAACGGATATGTTGAAGAGGATGAGAGTAGTTTAAACAAAACATAA
- a CDS encoding SMP-30/gluconolactonase/LRE family protein has protein sequence MRFRSRSSAIFPLMLLLSIVLISESVAQGEDTVPFDESNWNFVNIVRGSYLGRECVSGFAILKDVEFEDGVIEVDVAMPGGRSYPGIVFHVEGQNNYEHFYIRPHREGLYGDDLQYAPVTNGISSWQLYSGNGFSSSYDVPSGKWIHVRLEVSGTRASVFIDRSEKPDLVIEKLQHGQVKGAIGIQGPVDGSAYFSAFSYKKAVDLDPDPPREFDRAPGFIDKWELSKVFKISEVDIDERFDESQITEGDMGWIDVKADETGLVDIARYYSRTGREADLVFAKAHIHSTGGERKELKFGYSDYIGIFLNGDLLFTGNSAYRQRDPSFLGIVGLNDAVLLSLKKGENELVLMIAEAFGGWGFICQDAEAEFRAKGMDEKWKTSRGLKTPESVVYDRKRDILYVSNFDAVNNRNPRVTQFISRMGLDGRLIDLRWVEGLLNPTGMALYKDDLYVVERAGVARIDPERGEVIERYPFENGSFLNDIAIDLSGTIYISDSGGDVIYRYRDDKWERWLEGGEITSPNSLHIDHGRLFFGNSGDDYLKAADLRTGEIRKIADMGPGLIDGIKSLETGELIVSHWEGKLYRIDRNGKISKILDVRARGEKIADFDLVPGRGIVVIPTYYGNSVRAFDLGE, from the coding sequence GTGCGGTTCAGAAGCAGATCATCCGCGATCTTTCCATTAATGCTGCTTTTATCGATCGTATTGATTTCAGAGTCGGTTGCTCAAGGGGAAGATACGGTCCCTTTCGATGAATCGAACTGGAACTTTGTCAATATCGTCAGGGGCAGCTATCTCGGCAGGGAATGCGTATCGGGCTTCGCCATTCTTAAAGATGTCGAGTTTGAAGATGGCGTGATCGAAGTCGATGTGGCGATGCCCGGAGGGAGGTCCTACCCTGGAATAGTCTTCCACGTTGAGGGGCAGAATAATTACGAACATTTTTATATCCGTCCGCACAGGGAAGGGTTGTATGGAGATGATCTGCAGTATGCTCCCGTCACGAACGGGATCTCCAGCTGGCAGCTCTATTCAGGCAACGGTTTTTCTTCGAGTTACGATGTGCCTTCGGGAAAGTGGATCCATGTCAGGCTGGAAGTATCAGGGACCAGGGCAAGTGTCTTCATCGATCGATCGGAAAAACCGGATCTGGTCATAGAGAAGCTTCAACATGGCCAGGTGAAAGGGGCGATAGGCATCCAGGGTCCAGTAGACGGTTCCGCGTATTTTTCAGCTTTCAGTTATAAAAAGGCAGTTGATCTCGATCCCGATCCTCCACGCGAGTTCGACAGGGCTCCGGGTTTCATTGATAAATGGGAGCTTTCGAAGGTGTTCAAGATCAGTGAAGTGGATATCGATGAACGGTTCGACGAGTCACAGATCACGGAAGGTGATATGGGTTGGATCGATGTCAAAGCTGATGAAACAGGTCTTGTCGACATCGCCCGGTACTATTCGAGGACGGGGAGGGAAGCCGATCTTGTGTTCGCGAAGGCTCATATTCATTCTACCGGAGGAGAACGAAAAGAATTGAAGTTCGGCTACAGTGATTATATCGGGATATTTCTGAACGGTGACCTGCTGTTCACAGGTAACAGCGCCTACAGGCAGCGGGACCCTTCTTTTCTGGGAATCGTTGGATTGAATGATGCCGTTCTTCTTTCCTTGAAAAAAGGCGAAAACGAACTGGTTCTTATGATCGCTGAAGCATTCGGCGGGTGGGGATTCATATGCCAGGACGCGGAGGCAGAATTCCGGGCGAAAGGGATGGATGAAAAATGGAAGACATCGCGGGGATTGAAAACTCCTGAATCGGTAGTATATGACCGTAAGAGAGATATATTGTACGTTTCGAATTTCGACGCGGTGAACAACAGGAATCCACGCGTGACACAGTTTATCAGCAGGATGGGACTCGATGGAAGGTTGATCGACCTGCGATGGGTCGAAGGCCTGCTTAATCCTACAGGGATGGCGCTCTATAAAGATGATCTTTACGTAGTCGAAAGAGCAGGTGTCGCAAGAATAGATCCGGAGAGGGGTGAAGTCATTGAAAGATACCCATTTGAAAACGGGAGTTTTCTCAACGATATCGCCATCGACCTTTCCGGGACGATCTATATCTCGGATTCCGGCGGAGACGTGATTTACAGGTACAGGGATGATAAATGGGAAAGATGGCTTGAAGGCGGGGAGATAACTTCCCCTAATTCACTTCACATCGATCATGGCAGGCTGTTTTTTGGAAACAGTGGCGATGATTATCTCAAGGCGGCCGATCTCAGGACCGGGGAGATAAGGAAGATAGCCGATATGGGGCCTGGTCTGATCGACGGTATAAAATCGCTGGAAACTGGAGAACTGATCGTCTCTCACTGGGAAGGGAAACTCTACCGGATCGACAGGAATGGCAAGATATCAAAGATCCTTGACGTAAGGGCCAGGGGAGAGAAGATCGCCGACTTCGACCTGGTACCAGGCAGGGGGATCGTCGTTATCCCGACATACTACGGGAACAGCGTTAGAGCCTTTGATCTTGGTGAATAG
- a CDS encoding NfeD family protein, with the protein MSLWVIWVIAGILLLIGEVLTPGFLFACFGIACLTTGLFAALSFGIKTQIVVFSVSTLLVFFGIRPVMLKYLHKSGSRLKTNVDALVGKTGMVVEKIDPVKGTGRVLVGGENWRGVSIDDTRIEKGTRITVKRVEGTKLLVNRDKPAGNA; encoded by the coding sequence ATGTCTTTATGGGTCATCTGGGTCATCGCGGGAATTCTCCTGTTGATCGGAGAAGTCCTTACTCCGGGATTTTTGTTTGCATGTTTTGGCATCGCGTGCCTTACAACAGGTCTGTTTGCCGCGCTTTCTTTCGGCATCAAGACGCAGATAGTCGTATTCTCCGTATCTACCCTGCTTGTTTTTTTCGGTATACGGCCGGTGATGCTGAAATATCTGCACAAATCCGGAAGCAGGTTGAAGACGAATGTCGACGCGCTTGTCGGAAAGACAGGCATGGTCGTCGAGAAGATCGATCCCGTGAAGGGCACTGGCAGAGTACTGGTAGGTGGAGAGAACTGGCGGGGCGTCTCAATTGACGACACACGGATCGAAAAAGGAACAAGGATAACGGTCAAGAGGGTCGAAGGAACAAAACTGCTGGTAAATCGTGACAAACCCGCTGGAAATGCCTGA
- a CDS encoding MFS transporter: MRIENRKEVISWAMYDWGNSAFATTVIAGFFPVFFNSYWSAGADTTITTARLGLGNSLAGLSIALIAPLLGAIADRGGLKKRFLIFFACFGAVMTTGLYLVSRGQWVAAVMIYLLASIGFSGSLVFYDALLKTVAREREYDFVSSLGYSLGYLGGGVLFAINLWMTLDPGRFGFDGTEQAVRFSFLTAGVWWALFTIPLIVNVRENDPTTRSDLRKIISEGAVELAATFRLIRRRRNLLLFLIAYWLYIDGVDTVVRMAVDYGMSIGLDQKDLITALLMTQFIGFPSAIIFGIAGGRIGAKKAIFIAIGVYLVVSVLAAFIRSRSDFYLLAVIIGLVQGGVQALSRAYYSRMIPDGKSAEYFGFYNMTGKFAVVVGPLLIGSVGLLARASGFSADISSRISISSISILFIGGAVVFYFSSRVPASGPIADSSAPPPERRRPQ, translated from the coding sequence ATGAGAATCGAGAATCGTAAAGAGGTAATTTCCTGGGCTATGTACGACTGGGGTAACTCTGCCTTTGCCACGACTGTGATCGCTGGATTCTTTCCCGTATTCTTCAACAGCTACTGGAGCGCCGGTGCCGACACCACGATAACGACGGCAAGACTGGGGCTGGGCAACTCCCTGGCCGGACTTTCGATCGCTTTGATCGCTCCGCTCCTGGGAGCGATCGCTGACCGCGGTGGTCTGAAGAAAAGATTCCTGATATTTTTCGCCTGTTTCGGGGCTGTCATGACTACCGGCCTGTATCTTGTCTCGAGAGGGCAATGGGTTGCGGCTGTGATGATTTATCTGCTGGCGTCAATTGGTTTTTCCGGCAGCCTGGTATTTTACGATGCTTTACTTAAGACGGTCGCGAGAGAGAGGGAATATGACTTTGTCTCTTCACTTGGATATTCCCTGGGTTACCTCGGCGGGGGTGTCCTTTTCGCGATCAATCTATGGATGACGCTCGACCCCGGCAGGTTCGGGTTCGATGGAACTGAGCAGGCTGTCAGGTTCTCATTCCTGACAGCGGGAGTATGGTGGGCCCTCTTCACGATTCCGCTTATCGTAAATGTCAGGGAAAATGATCCGACAACTCGATCGGATCTGCGAAAGATCATTTCAGAAGGGGCCGTGGAACTAGCCGCTACATTCCGCTTGATAAGGAGGAGAAGGAATCTTTTACTCTTTCTGATCGCCTACTGGTTATATATCGATGGAGTCGATACGGTAGTCAGGATGGCGGTGGACTACGGGATGTCGATCGGCCTCGATCAGAAGGATCTTATCACGGCGCTTCTCATGACGCAGTTTATCGGGTTTCCGTCAGCGATCATCTTTGGAATAGCCGGAGGCAGGATCGGAGCGAAAAAAGCGATATTCATCGCGATAGGCGTCTATCTTGTCGTATCGGTCCTTGCAGCATTCATCAGGAGCAGATCGGATTTTTATCTCCTTGCCGTGATAATAGGACTCGTCCAGGGAGGCGTGCAGGCTCTGAGCAGGGCATATTATTCGAGGATGATACCGGATGGCAAGTCGGCGGAATATTTCGGTTTCTACAATATGACGGGTAAGTTCGCCGTCGTGGTAGGGCCTCTCCTTATCGGATCGGTTGGTCTTCTCGCCAGAGCATCGGGATTCAGCGCGGACATTTCAAGCCGGATAAGCATTTCCTCGATCTCGATACTTTTTATAGGGGGAGCGGTAGTCTTCTATTTTTCTTCAAGGGTACCGGCATCGGGTCCGATAGCGGATAGCTCCGCGCCGCCGCCGGAGAGACGGCGGCCCCAGTAG
- a CDS encoding dodecin domain-containing protein → MTESVYKIIELVGTSSESWEKAAAAAVAKASETLRDLRIAEISQLDLQIKDGKVEAYRAKVKISFKFESK, encoded by the coding sequence ATGACTGAAAGCGTGTACAAGATCATTGAACTGGTAGGCACCAGCAGCGAGTCGTGGGAAAAAGCGGCGGCGGCGGCGGTAGCGAAAGCTTCCGAGACGCTGAGGGATCTCAGAATAGCTGAGATATCCCAGCTCGACCTGCAGATCAAGGATGGAAAGGTGGAAGCCTACAGGGCGAAGGTGAAGATCTCGTTCAAGTTCGAAAGCAAGTGA
- a CDS encoding DUF2914 domain-containing protein, with protein MRKARAILSVLFILMAISARAQKEKPGVEVKEFKFCTGIEEREPTGVNSQFFNSADRIFCYTRITGVTGDISIYHQWYFGEKEMAKVELRVESSDWRTWSSKRIADSWSGVWRVDIVLEDGRKIASQEFIYKPVDEE; from the coding sequence ATGAGAAAAGCAAGAGCGATTCTTTCGGTCCTTTTTATCCTCATGGCTATATCAGCCCGGGCACAGAAAGAAAAACCCGGCGTCGAAGTAAAAGAATTCAAATTCTGTACCGGGATCGAAGAAAGAGAACCTACCGGAGTCAACAGTCAATTTTTCAACAGTGCGGATCGTATCTTTTGTTACACAAGGATTACCGGGGTTACAGGAGATATCAGCATTTATCATCAATGGTATTTTGGCGAAAAGGAGATGGCAAAAGTCGAACTGAGAGTAGAGTCTAGCGACTGGAGGACGTGGAGTTCAAAAAGGATTGCCGATAGCTGGTCCGGTGTCTGGAGAGTCGATATCGTTCTCGAAGATGGAAGGAAAATAGCAAGCCAGGAGTTCATATATAAACCGGTCGATGAAGAATGA
- a CDS encoding aminotransferase class V-fold PLP-dependent enzyme: protein MWEKPDVDESEIEKLLGIFLEEYPEYAETAILDQLRHTEYSRLDTGGHIYLDYTGGGLYSDSQIRDHMDFLLHNVLGNPHSSNPTSAFCTEKVKSCRERVLNYFNASLDEYVLIFTANASHALKLVGEAYPFEKGDELLLSFDNHNSVLGIREFDRARGASTKYVPVIPPDLTISRDVLVEYLEDRSGSKNRLFAYPAQSNFSGVQHPLDWIGLAQARDWDVLLDAAAFVPTNRLDLSVHKPDYVAISFYKIFGFPTGIGCLIARRKALEKLHRPWFAGGTITVASVQADQHYLAPGSEGFEDGTLDYANLPAVGRGLDYIDSIGIDTIHKRVECLVDWLIKELIELKHGNGRALIRLYGPVEKGGRGGTVTINIYDREGAVIDHTLIEQKANLWKISLRTGCFCNPGAGEMALGLSKNEMITCMGTTDSRMTIEEFRQCIDGKSTGAVRVSVGIASNFRDVAIFLKFVSLFIEN from the coding sequence ATGTGGGAAAAGCCAGATGTAGATGAAAGCGAGATCGAAAAACTCCTTGGCATATTTCTGGAAGAATACCCCGAGTACGCGGAAACAGCGATTCTCGACCAGCTACGACATACGGAGTACTCCAGGCTTGATACCGGCGGGCATATCTATCTCGATTACACCGGGGGAGGTCTGTACAGCGATTCACAGATAAGAGACCATATGGATTTTCTTCTCCACAATGTCCTTGGTAATCCGCATTCATCGAATCCGACTTCAGCCTTTTGTACTGAAAAGGTAAAAAGCTGCCGGGAAAGGGTCTTGAATTATTTCAACGCTTCTCTTGACGAATATGTCCTGATCTTCACGGCCAACGCCAGCCATGCTTTGAAACTTGTCGGAGAAGCGTATCCTTTTGAAAAGGGAGACGAGCTTCTTCTGAGTTTCGATAATCATAATTCGGTCCTCGGCATAAGGGAATTCGATCGTGCCAGGGGAGCTTCGACGAAATATGTCCCGGTGATCCCGCCTGATCTGACGATTTCGCGGGATGTGCTTGTAGAATATCTCGAAGATCGATCAGGATCAAAAAACAGATTGTTCGCCTATCCCGCCCAGTCGAATTTCTCGGGAGTTCAGCATCCTCTCGACTGGATAGGGCTCGCTCAAGCGAGGGATTGGGACGTGCTTCTCGACGCGGCGGCGTTTGTACCGACGAACAGGCTCGATCTGAGTGTACATAAACCTGATTATGTCGCGATATCGTTCTACAAGATCTTCGGGTTTCCAACAGGAATAGGTTGCCTGATAGCAAGGAGGAAGGCGCTTGAAAAACTACATCGCCCCTGGTTTGCCGGGGGAACGATCACTGTCGCCTCTGTCCAGGCAGATCAGCACTATCTTGCTCCCGGCTCGGAGGGATTCGAAGACGGGACTCTCGACTACGCGAACCTGCCCGCAGTCGGCAGGGGGCTTGATTACATAGACAGCATCGGAATCGATACGATACATAAAAGGGTGGAGTGCCTGGTGGACTGGTTGATCAAAGAGCTTATCGAATTGAAACACGGAAACGGCAGGGCCTTGATCCGCCTCTACGGACCGGTTGAAAAAGGCGGGAGAGGAGGAACTGTAACGATCAATATCTATGACAGGGAAGGGGCCGTCATAGACCACACATTGATAGAACAGAAAGCAAATCTCTGGAAGATATCTCTCAGAACCGGTTGTTTCTGCAATCCCGGTGCTGGAGAGATGGCGCTGGGACTGTCAAAGAATGAAATGATAACCTGCATGGGCACGACTGACAGCAGGATGACAATAGAGGAATTCAGGCAGTGCATAGACGGTAAAAGCACCGGAGCAGTCAGAGTATCCGTCGGGATAGCATCAAATTTCAGGGATGTAGCAATCTTCCTGAAGTTCGTCAGTCTTTTCATCGAAAATTGA
- a CDS encoding SPFH/Band 7/PHB domain protein translates to MEVLFVVVLLAVFVMVFASRGFKIVKQAETIVVERLGKYHRTLGSGINIIWPIFEKPREIEWVYRKEGSDGTMLVRRRKIKRIDLRESVYDFPRQNVITKDNVVIEINALLYFQITDPVKAVYEISNLPNAIEKLTQTTLRNVIGELDLDETLSSRDTINGKLQDILDEATDKWGVKVNRVELQDINPPKDIKEAMEKQMRAERDRRAAILEAEGMKRARILDAEGIRESEINKAEGQKKAKVLIAEGEAEARMKVAEAEAEAIRKITQTIAQSGGDPSTYLIAVKYIETLREMVSGKDNKVIYLPYEATGVLSSIGGIRDMLQGAART, encoded by the coding sequence ATGGAAGTCTTGTTCGTTGTGGTCCTGCTTGCCGTCTTCGTGATGGTCTTCGCTTCAAGAGGATTCAAGATAGTCAAACAGGCGGAGACGATCGTAGTGGAACGGCTCGGGAAATATCACAGGACTCTTGGTTCTGGGATCAATATAATCTGGCCGATATTTGAAAAGCCCCGGGAAATAGAATGGGTATACAGAAAGGAAGGCTCCGACGGAACGATGCTCGTCCGGAGAAGAAAGATCAAGAGGATCGATCTTCGCGAATCAGTATACGATTTTCCGCGGCAGAACGTGATTACCAAGGATAACGTCGTCATAGAGATCAATGCCCTCCTTTATTTTCAGATTACAGATCCAGTCAAGGCGGTCTATGAGATATCGAATCTTCCAAACGCCATCGAGAAACTGACCCAGACGACCTTGAGAAATGTCATTGGAGAACTCGATCTAGATGAGACTCTTTCATCGAGAGATACGATAAACGGAAAGCTCCAGGATATTCTTGACGAAGCTACCGACAAGTGGGGAGTGAAGGTCAACCGGGTCGAACTCCAGGACATCAATCCCCCAAAAGATATCAAAGAAGCGATGGAAAAGCAGATGCGCGCGGAAAGAGACAGGCGTGCCGCCATTCTGGAGGCGGAAGGGATGAAAAGGGCGAGAATTCTCGACGCCGAAGGGATCAGGGAGTCGGAGATAAACAAAGCTGAAGGCCAGAAAAAAGCAAAGGTGCTTATTGCCGAGGGAGAAGCTGAAGCGAGAATGAAAGTAGCCGAGGCTGAAGCTGAAGCGATAAGGAAGATAACACAGACAATTGCGCAATCGGGAGGAGATCCATCCACGTACCTGATAGCGGTCAAATATATCGAGACGCTCAGGGAGATGGTCTCCGGCAAGGACAATAAGGTCATATATCTGCCATACGAAGCGACTGGCGTTCTGAGTTCAATAGGTGGGATAAGAGATATGCTGCAGGGAGCCGCC